CTGAACCAGCGCCTATTCCGGAACCTAAGCCAGCACCGGAACCGCCTAAGCCAGTTGAGAAGCCCAAGCCTAAACCAAAGCCTAAGCCGAAAAAGCAGGTGAAGAAAGAAAAGGTGGATGAAACCGCCCAGCGTGCGGAGGTCTCAAAACCGGCAACTGCACCCGTTGCAGCACCGAATGCAAGTGCCGTCGCCAGCGGCCCTGTGTCATCGCAGGGAGCCTCTACATCCATGGGCTCGAAGGCGCTGAAGCAGACTCAGCCTGGTTACCCCAAACAGGCTTTCGATCGCCGGATTGAAGGCCAGGTGGTTATTCTGTTTGATGTCAGCGACAGCGGCAGAGTTGAAAACGTGCGTTTCCTCTCTTCAACGCCGCCCAACATGTTTGAGCGGGAAGTTCGCGATGCGCTGAAAAAATGGCGCTATACGCCGTTGCTGCCAAAGATAAGAAAATGACTATTATCTTCAGAATAAACGGCGGCGCCCAGCTCCAAGGGGGCTAATGGGGGATTCTCAATACAAAAGGCCGCTTCTGCGGCCTTTATGCGATATGGTGGTGAGTGTCTGAGGGCTATTCCGCCGTGTAGTTTCTCTTTCCTTCCGGCAGTGAGCGCGACCGTCCATCGTCAGTGACTGCCACATAGGTAAATACTGCTTCTGTGACGCAGTAGCGCTGCCCAATAGGCTCTGAAGACACTTTCTTCACCCAGATTTCCATATTGACAGTCATTGAGCTTTTACCGGTACGGGCGCAGTGGGCATAGCAGCAGACTACATCACCAACGGAAACGGGCTTTAAGAACGTAATCGCGTCAACGGCAACGGTGACGACTCGACCCTGAGCTATTTCTTTAGCGAGGATTGCGCCACCGATGTCCATCTGCGACATAATCCAGCCGCCGAAGATATCGCCGTTGGCATTGGTATCGGCTGGCATCGCCAGCGTTCTCAAAACGAGCTCTCCACGAGGAGAGCGGCTTTTTGTACTCATACGTTTTTCTATTTTATTAGTTAATTAGTAGGGTGATTGCGTCGCTAGGCGATTTCCCCTGATGTTGCGCTAAAAAGAGAGATTCTCTTTGCGCTTATTCAGGCGTGTTGGTATCGCCCTTTTCCTTTTCTGCCATGTGGCGATAGATATAAACTCCACTTAACAGCGTAAAGGCGAAGGTCAATCCCGTAAGGCCAAAAACCTTAAAATTCATCCAGGCGTCCAGAGAGTGCCAAAAGGCAATATAAACGTTTAGCAGGCCGCAAAAAAGGAAAAATAGCGCCCAGGAAATATTCAGGCGTGACCAAACCGCGTCTGGAAGCGAAATTTCTTTGCCCAGCATGCTTTTAATGACGATTTTTTTAAGCACCAGCTGGCTAAATAGAAAACCACCGGCAAATAGCCCATAAATAACGGTGACTTTCCATTTAATAAACTCAGTAGAGTTATATTTAATTGTCAGGGTTCCGAAAATAAGCACCATCACGAACGTGACCAGCATCATTTTCTCAACCTTGCGATATTTGATTAGACTGTAGATAACAGCAATTGCTGTGGCGACAATCAGCGCTTTGGTGGCGGTAAGAATGTCGTAAAACTTATAGAAACCAAAAAAGACAACCAAGGGTAGAAAATCAAGTAACTGCTTCATAACGCGTCTCATCAATAAGCAAGTGTCAAACTATACCTGATTTGGCTCAGTCTGTGTACTCTCGCTAGGCTCGACTGAAAGCGTAGCGTCCTAACTATGGATTGGGGTAGGTAACGCGCTCTTTCATTAGCGTTTTTATGCCGTGCGGTTTTGATGTGATCGGGTATGATAGTGCAATATTTTGTCGGCATAATCAGGTATATGAAGTGAGTTCGGCAGATGGGATGAGCCAACTTCAGAGGTTAAAAACAGTATGTTTTCGCGCGTATTTTTAAAGTGGATGCCCGGATTGGCCAATCTGCTTGCTTACGATAGGGCCTGGTTAAAACCCGATATTCAGGCGGGGCTGTCTGTGGCGGCTGTCGCTCTGCCGGTGGCTATTGCCTATTCTGAATTGGCCAATCTAGGGGCGATTGTCGGCCTGTATTCCTGCATCCTGCCGATGATTGCCTATGCGTTTTTTGGTTCGTCTCGCCAACTGATTGTTGGCCCCGATGCGACCACCTGTGCGGTTATTGCTGCGGTAGTAACACCTTTGGCGGCGGGCGATTCGTCAATGCAGTGGCAGCTGACCGTTATCATGACACTGATGATGGGCGGCTGGTGCCTGCTGGCCAGTAAGTTCCGACTGGGTGCGCTGGCGGATCTGCTTTCCCAACCCATTCTGACCGGGCTGCTCAACGGCGTTGCCGTAACCATCATGGTAGGGCAGATAGCCAAAATACTGGGTATTACTCTCCAGCCTAGCGAGCTTATTGAGAAGATTATTGCGCTGCCGTTTTTGATCTTGGACAGTCACCTGTTCACTGTGGGCATGTCAGCTCTAACGCTGTTGCTGCTGATAGTGATTAGAACGTTTCGTCGTCAGTGGCCTGCACCGCTGTTGGCAATAGCCATTGCGACGGCTTTATCATGGGGCGGTTCACTTCAGAACTACGGGATCGAAACTCTTGGTAACTCTGGGCTTGACGGTGTACTGCCCATGGTTGACTGGCACAGCTTTCAGCCAGGGCTAATGCGAGAATTGGTGATCCCTGCGCTTAACCTGGCTCTGATAAGCTTTGTTAGTCTTATGCTGACTGCGCGCAGCTTTGCCGCCAAGAACGGCTATGACATTGACGCTGATGCCGAGTTTCGCGCGTTGGGCATGGCGAACATTATGTCCGGCCTGTCTCAGGGATTTGCCATCAGCGGGGCGGATTCCCGTACGGCAGTTAACGATGCTAACGGCGGCAAGAGCCAGCTGGTTTCTATTATTGCCGCGCTGGTTATCGCAATTATCGTGCTGTTTTTTACTCAGCCCCTGCAATATATTCCCGTTTCTGCATTAGGTGTTGTGCTGGTATTTTCCGCCTGGTCGCTGATGGATTTGAAGGGCATCTGGCACCTTCGGCGGCGTAACCGTTCGGCGTTTTGGCTGGCGAGCTTTACCTTTATCTGCGTTTTGATGATCGGTGTGATACAGGGAATCGGCCTAGCGGTGCTGCTGGGGCTGTTGCAGTTTCTTCGCACGGTGTTCCGCCCAACAGAACAGCTGTTGGGTGTGAATGACGACGGCATGATCCACTCTTTAGGCAATAATAGCGAAGTAAAGGCTGTGCCGGGGGTGATGATGTACCGATTTAACTCACCGCTCACCTACTTTAACGTCGCCTACTTTAAGCGCCGCATTCTGAACTTAGTGGACAGCACGCCGTTCCAGCCTCGTTGGGTGGTGATTGACGCTGTTGCGAGCTTTACCTATGCGGACATCAGCGTTTTAGCTTCAATTGATGAGCTAAAACGAGACCTAAAGAACCGGCAGGTAAAACTGGTGCTGGCAGGGCGGAGAACCGAGCTTACGCGCTGGTTTAAAGACAATCGTCCGGCTCATAAAGAAGAGGATATGCTGCTGGTGCCCGACCTGTATCTCGCATTAAAGCTTATTCAAAGCAAGGAAAGTGTAGATGAGGCGGTATCGGATACGCTGTAAACAGAATCTGGTGCGTTTTAGCTCATAACAATAAAGCCGGCGTTTGCCGGCTTTATTGCGTTACCGATTCTGCATATAGAGGCGAAACAGATATACAAACATAAATGCAGTAAGCATATTGCTGATAGCCGTCATCAAAAGTACCGCCAGAGTTGGCGAGACAGAAGAGGCGTTAACCGTAAACGCAAAGAGAATGAATTTGGCAGACAGAGTGAACAGCAGCATCGGCAGTACCAGACGCACGTGGGCAAACGCCAAAGTCCAACTGGTTGTGATAGCGTAAATCAGGCCTTTTTTGCTTTCTAATAAAACAATAGGAGAAAGCACCAGCACAAAGGCGAAAAAAATGCCGGGAAGTAGGTAGATAGACATTCCAAACAGGATCAGCAAGTAGGCTGCAGCGGTGAGGATCATCAGAGTGGGTAGTGAGGTTGCTGAGGAACCAATAGCCCTGAGCGCGCTGGTACGCATTCCTTGAGATACCTGAATCGTCAAAGTAATCACTCCAGCGACCAAAATCAGATCGCTAAGAAAAACGCTAAGCGCAATAGAGCCGAATAGAGGAACCGCCATACGAACGATTTCCTGCTGTTGCTCAAGGCTTAAACTCTTTAGTGAAGTCTGAAGTTCTTCTGCACTGAGCTGTGCGCTGCCCACTGATTGAATAATCAGCTGATGAAGCTGAGTGACGTCGGGAGCGGTTGCCTGTATCAATAAATAGAAAATAAACGAAGCCAGTAAAGCCAGCATGATAAAGCTGGAAAGCTGATAGCGAATAAAATTCAGGCTGTCACGGAAAAGGGAATTGGCCGTGATGGGCATACTGTCTCCTGTTAGCGGTATAAATAGGTACGTAAATTAGAGGCTATTGTACCGCGAGTGTGTCTTTTTGCCTTAGCTATCTTACCACTCGTCTTTGTTAGGTGTTTTTCAGATAGCCTTTCCTATTTTTGGATAACTATTATTTACTCCATGCTCTTGGTCTCCTGATAGCTACAAGTGGTTATTTAATGCTCAATATTATCGATTTTTGGCTGTTTTTGATTTGGATCAATAGCAACACATTGCAGGTAATTGAAAAACTTCCTCAATTGTCAATTTTTGTCATGAAGTGTGATCTTGGTTGGATCTATTTTACTACCAAGGAGGTATATTTCCTGAACATGAAAAACCTTAAAAGGAATATGGATAATGAAAGTAAAAGCATTACCTTTGGCATGTTTAGTGGCTGCAATGTTGGCTCCCTCTGTCACTCTGGCGCACGAGGCCGGTGAATTCCTGTTCCGTGCGGGTTCTGTAACGGTTAGACCGAATGAAGGTTCTGACAACGTATTAGGCTTAGGCTCATTTAACGTTAATAACGACACGCAGCTTGGCTTAACGTTTGGCTATATGATTACCGACAACATCGGTATTGAACTGCTGGGCGCGACGCCGTTCCAGCACGACGTCGGTGTGGGTAAGGTTGGTACTATCGCTACAGTGAAGCACCTGCCGCCTTCACTGATGCTGCAATACTACTTTGGTTCTAAAGAGAGCCAGTGGCGTCCTTATCTGGGCGCTGGCGTAAACTACACGACCTTCTTTAGCGAAGACTTTAACAAGACAGGTAAAGGCGCAGGTCTGAGCAACCTGAGCGTTGATGACTCTTGGGGCGTAGCGCTGCAGGCTGGTCTTGACTATAACGTTGATAAAAACTGGATGGTTAACGCATCCGTTTGGTGGATGAACATTGAAACTGATGTGAACTTCACCTCTACTGACTCATCAGGTAATCGCACTCGCCACAGCATTGATACGCGCCTTGACCCATGGGCGTTTATGTTCGGCGTTGGCTATAAGTTTTAATTGACGTAGACAGTAAAGCAAAACGTCGGCTTAATAGCCGGCGTTTTGCTTTTTGTCGTTTCTCTTAGCTATCGCTTTCTAATATAAGGCTCCAGCCGCTGACGTCTTCCCAATATTCCTGTTCCCGCTCCAAATCGGCCTGTACCAGACTGTTGGTGTCCAGATAGTCGAGGGGGAAGACCAGAGTCATATGAAAACCGTCGCTTTTAAGTGTTAAATAGTCCGGCTCTGTTGTTGCTCGCCGCTGGTTGCTCAGCAGAACGGCCAAACGAAGCAGCTGAATCACCGGAATGACCTGACGTCGTCTGAACAGGTTAAAGTCCGGCAGATCGTCAATCTTGATGCTTTTACGGTGAAAGCGCACCAGCGTAGCCAGCAGCAGCTGGTGCTCCTGGTTAAAACCGGGCAGGTTGGTATTCTGTAAAATATAGGCAGAATGCCGCTGTAGGTTACTGTAATTGATGCTGAGACCAACTTCGTGCAGCATGGCGGCCCAGCTTAGCAGTGCCTCTAGCTGGGGATCGGCCAACTGCTGGTTTTGTTCAAGCCACTGGGCATATAGGTTTTTGGTAAGCTTTAAAACCCGATTGGCCTGATCGCGATCGATATTATAGTGCTCCGCTAGGCTGAGAGCCGTGCGGCTGCGAATATCCTGATGTCTGAAATGATGCTCCATTTCATAAATAACGCCTTCACGAAGCGCGCCGTCGGACAAATGAAGCGCCTTGAGCGACAGGGCGTTGAACACAGCACTCAGGATCGCCAAGCCGGCAACAAACACGCCCTGACGGTCAGGAGAAAGCCCCGCCAGCTTGAGTGAGCGAAACGATTTGAACTTCAGCGTTTGCTTGATTACCCAGTCAAGCCGCTCCGGCGTAATAACGCCGTCGGACTCACCCATTTCTTCAATGATGACGTTGTGAACCGCTTTGATGGTGCCTGATGCACCGAAGGCGTACTGCCAGCCGTGAATTTTGTACTGCCAGGCCATGCTTTCCAGCTTTTGTTCCGCAGTAATCCGAGCTCTGTTGAAGTTCTGCTGGCTGATTTCACCGTCTGGAAAGAACTGGCGAGAAAAGCTGACACAGCCCATGCGGCGGCTTTCGGCGAGAAGGGGGGTGAAGTCCTCACCGATAACCATTTCCGTTGAGCCACCGCCGATATCAAGAACTAGCTTGCGGCCTTTTTCTGGCTGTGTATGGGCGACCCCCATAAAGATAAGCCGCGCTTCTTCCTGCCCGGAGATGATTTCTATTGGGTAAGGTAGGATCTCTTTAGCGCGTTCGAGAAATGCCTGACTGTTGACCGCCTGCCGGAGAGTGTGCGTTGCGACAATGCGTACACTATTAATGGGAAAACCCTGCAGACGTTCGGCAAACAGGCTAAGGCAGTTAAGCCCGCGGAGCATCGCTTCTTCACTCAGAACGTTATCTTTGTCTAACCCGTCAGCGAGTCGTACCCGCTGCTTCAGGCGACCAAGAACCTGTAGCGCACCGTTAACGACTCGGGCAATAACCATATGAAAGCTGTTCGACCCCAGATCGATAGCGGCAATTTCTTGTTGTTGTGATGCGTTAGTTTCGGTTAAAGGCATAGAGAGTCTACTCGCTTGGCGTATCGGTCTGGGCTTCTTCCTGCGCTTTTAGATAGTCATAAATGGCTATTTGAGAGCGCACTTTTCTGCGGTTTCCGCGGGAAACGTAGTCGTTGCTTAAGTCTTTATCAATGATGCGAGCCTTAACCGTATCGGAAAGCTGTAGATCGATAATGTCGAGAACGCGCTGCTTGATCGCCGGATCGAGGATCGCTACGCCGACTTCGATGCGGTAGTCAATGTTGCGCGTCATCCAGTCGGCGGATGAGATGAAAACCTGCTTGTCTCCCTGATTTTCAAAGATATAAACGCGGGCGTGCTCCAAAAAGCGATCGACAATGCTAATAACCTGAATATTCTCGCTGACGCCGGGAACGTTGGGTACAAGGGCGCACATGCCCCTGACGATAAGGCGAATCTTGACCCCAGCACAGGAGGCGGTATACAGCCTGTCGATAAGTTCCTTATCTACCAGGTTATTAATTTTTAAGATAATCCCGGCTTCCAGACCCGCCTGAGCGCAGGAAATCTCTCGATCGATATGCTTATTGAGCATCAGGCGTGAGTTTTGCGGAGAAACTAAGAGATGCTCAAAGCTCACAGGGCGATAGGGGTTCTCTATAAAGTTGAATACACGGCGGACTTCGTTGGTGATCCTCGAGTCAGCGGTTAAGAGTGAAAAGTCAGTATAGAGACGGGCTGTTTTCTCGTTGAAGTTGCCGGTACCGATGTGGGCGTAGCGAACAATTTGCCCCTCTTCAATTCGGGAAATAAGAAACAGCTTGGCGTGTATCTTGAGACCAGGTGCGGAGAAAATAACGTGCACACCCGCTTCCGTTAGGCGCTTAGCCCAGTGAATGTTGGCCTCTTCATCAAATCGCGCCTGTAGCTCAACGACAACAGTCACTTTTTTGCCATTGTGGGCGGCGTTGATCATCGATTCTACGATGCGAGAATCTTTAGCCACGCGGTAAATGTTGATTTTTATCGCGATTACGCTGGGGTCAAAGGAGGCTTGGCGCACCAGTTCAAGCACGTGTTCAAAGGTGTGATAGGGATAATAAAGCAGCACGTCGCGCTCTTTAATGGCTTCAAATCCGTTGCGGAACAGATTAAACCAAGTGTGGCGCAGGCGGGGAAGCGGCTTGTTCACTAGGTTGTCTTTTCCCACATTGGGAAAGTTAATGAAGTCTTTAAAGTTGTGGTAACGCCCGCCGGGAATAATGGAGTCATAAGAGGAAATGCCTAGCTTGTGGCGTAGGATTTCCACCATATCGTTAGGCATGTCCCGCTGATACACAAAGCGCACGGGTTCAGCGGTGAGGCGCTGTTTGAGGCTGGATGACATCAGCTCAAGCCAGCTGGATTCCATTTCGTTTACCAAATCGTATTCGGCGTCGCGCGTCATCTTCATGGAATAGGCTTCGAGGGATTTGGTAGTCAAAGAAGCCATTAAAGATGTCATTCAGGCAAAGGCGAATAATGTTGTCCAGCAGGATCATCGGTTTACGGCGTCTTGGGGGCTCAGGCGGCAGCGTAATAAAGCGAGAGACTTTATTCGACGGAATTTCCAGCAGGGCATACTCTTTTCTTTCTTCGTTAATAATGATTTCGACGGCCAGATAGGTAAAGTCGTCTTTTAAAAATGAAACCAGATCGGTGTCGTTAGTCAGGATGATTGGCGTAATAAATTGGCGAAGGTGATTCTTAAAGTAGTGCCGCAGCCACACCTGCTGGTTCTCTGATAGCTGGCGCTCGTTAATGAGAAAGATCTGGTTTCGCGCCATTTCCAGCAGCAGTTCGTTGTACAGGTTGTCGAATTCCAGATCGGTTTTTAATACTTTGCTCTGGATTTTTTTCAACACCTGCTTGGAATTGGACGCTGAGCCCTGTTCCTCTTTAATCAGAATGCGTCGCTTAACGTCGGCAAAGCGGACTTTATAAAATTCATCCAGGTTGCTTGAATAGATCCCCAAAAAGCGAATGCGCTCAATCAGCGGATTGCTTTTATCCGCAGCCTCCTGAAGAACTCGTTCATTAAACGATAACCAGCTTAGCTCTTTTTCGATATAGAGTTTTTCCTGATTCATCATAACTCCGTGCATCTGAATGATGGTGTCATTATGGCGGCTTGTTAGAGGGTATGTCTATTGTTGAGCGTGGTAATTACGTTTACAGCGAGGGCTGTGGATTGATGTATTATTGTAGAAAAGGCGGTAGCCAAAAAACAAAAGGCGCCCAACCTGAGCGCCTCTTTCTATTTTTCCTGCGCTTAGAAGGCGCTGGTGTCTTTAAACAGCCCCACCTTCAGGTCGGTGGCAGTGTAGATCACACGGCCGTCAACCAGCACTTCGCCATCAGCCATGCCCATAATCAGGCGACGGTTAACTACACGCTTCATGTGGAGGCGGTAGGTCACTTTTTTCGCTGTCGGCAGAACTTGGCCCGTCAGTTTGACCTCGCCAACGCCCAGCGCGCGGCCTTTACCTTCACCGCCCAGCCAGCCCAGATAGAAGCCAACCAGCTGCCATAGAGCATCTAGGCCAAGGCAGCCTGGCATGACGGGATCGCCAATAAAGTGGCAGGCGAAGAACCACAGATCCGGATTGATATCCAGCTCGGCTTCAACATAGCCCTTATCGTACTGGCCACCGGTTTCTGTCATTTTGATAATGCGATCCATCATAAGCATGCTGGGAGCGGGGAGCGGAGGACCACCAGCGCCAAAAAGTTCACCGCGACCAGAGGCTAAAAGGTCTTCTTTGGTATAGGATTCGCGTTTCTCAAACATAATGACTAACCTTATTTTTTTAGTAGATAACGGGCTGTATACCCACAAACATAGCCGACGAGTTTAGCTTACAGATGTAAGCTGAACAAGTCCGATCAGCCACGATTAAACCAATTAATCCAGCGTAGAGGCCATGGCAGGCGATGACGGTCACTACCGCCGGCCTGAGCAATTCTCTCTTGAATCGCGCTTAATATGCAGGGCG
This DNA window, taken from Leminorella richardii, encodes the following:
- a CDS encoding TonB family protein, with product MNVVMVNPAMFAAPQQSEETTAAQTASEPETTTEPTPEPEPVPEPIPEPEPLPEPEPIPEPAPIPEPKPAPEPPKPVEKPKPKPKPKPKKQVKKEKVDETAQRAEVSKPATAPVAAPNASAVASGPVSSQGASTSMGSKALKQTQPGYPKQAFDRRIEGQVVILFDVSDSGRVENVRFLSSTPPNMFEREVRDALKKWRYTPLLPKIRK
- the yciA gene encoding acyl-CoA thioester hydrolase YciA, coding for MSTKSRSPRGELVLRTLAMPADTNANGDIFGGWIMSQMDIGGAILAKEIAQGRVVTVAVDAITFLKPVSVGDVVCCYAHCARTGKSSMTVNMEIWVKKVSSEPIGQRYCVTEAVFTYVAVTDDGRSRSLPEGKRNYTAE
- a CDS encoding septation protein A, with the protein product MKQLLDFLPLVVFFGFYKFYDILTATKALIVATAIAVIYSLIKYRKVEKMMLVTFVMVLIFGTLTIKYNSTEFIKWKVTVIYGLFAGGFLFSQLVLKKIVIKSMLGKEISLPDAVWSRLNISWALFFLFCGLLNVYIAFWHSLDAWMNFKVFGLTGLTFAFTLLSGVYIYRHMAEKEKGDTNTPE
- a CDS encoding SulP family inorganic anion transporter; protein product: MFSRVFLKWMPGLANLLAYDRAWLKPDIQAGLSVAAVALPVAIAYSELANLGAIVGLYSCILPMIAYAFFGSSRQLIVGPDATTCAVIAAVVTPLAAGDSSMQWQLTVIMTLMMGGWCLLASKFRLGALADLLSQPILTGLLNGVAVTIMVGQIAKILGITLQPSELIEKIIALPFLILDSHLFTVGMSALTLLLLIVIRTFRRQWPAPLLAIAIATALSWGGSLQNYGIETLGNSGLDGVLPMVDWHSFQPGLMRELVIPALNLALISFVSLMLTARSFAAKNGYDIDADAEFRALGMANIMSGLSQGFAISGADSRTAVNDANGGKSQLVSIIAALVIAIIVLFFTQPLQYIPVSALGVVLVFSAWSLMDLKGIWHLRRRNRSAFWLASFTFICVLMIGVIQGIGLAVLLGLLQFLRTVFRPTEQLLGVNDDGMIHSLGNNSEVKAVPGVMMYRFNSPLTYFNVAYFKRRILNLVDSTPFQPRWVVIDAVASFTYADISVLASIDELKRDLKNRQVKLVLAGRRTELTRWFKDNRPAHKEEDMLLVPDLYLALKLIQSKESVDEAVSDTL
- a CDS encoding YciC family protein, which produces MPITANSLFRDSLNFIRYQLSSFIMLALLASFIFYLLIQATAPDVTQLHQLIIQSVGSAQLSAEELQTSLKSLSLEQQQEIVRMAVPLFGSIALSVFLSDLILVAGVITLTIQVSQGMRTSALRAIGSSATSLPTLMILTAAAYLLILFGMSIYLLPGIFFAFVLVLSPIVLLESKKGLIYAITTSWTLAFAHVRLVLPMLLFTLSAKFILFAFTVNASSVSPTLAVLLMTAISNMLTAFMFVYLFRLYMQNR
- the ompW gene encoding outer membrane protein OmpW, producing MKVKALPLACLVAAMLAPSVTLAHEAGEFLFRAGSVTVRPNEGSDNVLGLGSFNVNNDTQLGLTFGYMITDNIGIELLGATPFQHDVGVGKVGTIATVKHLPPSLMLQYYFGSKESQWRPYLGAGVNYTTFFSEDFNKTGKGAGLSNLSVDDSWGVALQAGLDYNVDKNWMVNASVWWMNIETDVNFTSTDSSGNRTRHSIDTRLDPWAFMFGVGYKF
- the ppx gene encoding exopolyphosphatase, whose amino-acid sequence is MPLTETNASQQQEIAAIDLGSNSFHMVIARVVNGALQVLGRLKQRVRLADGLDKDNVLSEEAMLRGLNCLSLFAERLQGFPINSVRIVATHTLRQAVNSQAFLERAKEILPYPIEIISGQEEARLIFMGVAHTQPEKGRKLVLDIGGGSTEMVIGEDFTPLLAESRRMGCVSFSRQFFPDGEISQQNFNRARITAEQKLESMAWQYKIHGWQYAFGASGTIKAVHNVIIEEMGESDGVITPERLDWVIKQTLKFKSFRSLKLAGLSPDRQGVFVAGLAILSAVFNALSLKALHLSDGALREGVIYEMEHHFRHQDIRSRTALSLAEHYNIDRDQANRVLKLTKNLYAQWLEQNQQLADPQLEALLSWAAMLHEVGLSINYSNLQRHSAYILQNTNLPGFNQEHQLLLATLVRFHRKSIKIDDLPDFNLFRRRQVIPVIQLLRLAVLLSNQRRATTEPDYLTLKSDGFHMTLVFPLDYLDTNSLVQADLEREQEYWEDVSGWSLILESDS
- the fabA gene encoding bifunctional 3-hydroxydecanoyl-ACP dehydratase/trans-2-decenoyl-ACP isomerase translates to MFEKRESYTKEDLLASGRGELFGAGGPPLPAPSMLMMDRIIKMTETGGQYDKGYVEAELDINPDLWFFACHFIGDPVMPGCLGLDALWQLVGFYLGWLGGEGKGRALGVGEVKLTGQVLPTAKKVTYRLHMKRVVNRRLIMGMADGEVLVDGRVIYTATDLKVGLFKDTSAF